A window of the Chlorocebus sabaeus isolate Y175 chromosome 8, mChlSab1.0.hap1, whole genome shotgun sequence genome harbors these coding sequences:
- the GNRH1 gene encoding progonadoliberin-1 isoform X2, whose amino-acid sequence MLPALEHRTPSSSALGLGLAFLAPQLADGLLWDLEIVMEPIPKLLAGLILLTLCVEGCSSQHWSYGLRPGGKRDAENLMDSFQEIVKEVGQLAETQHFECTMHQPRSPLQDLKGALLLG is encoded by the exons atgcttcctgccctcgaacatcggactccaagttcttcagctttgggactcggactggctttccttgctcctcagcttgcagatggcctactgtgggaccttgagatcgt AATGGAGCCAATTCCAAAACTCCTAGCTGGCCTTATTCTGCTGACTCTGTGTGTGGAGGGCTGCTCCAGCCAGCACTGGTCCTATGGACTGCGTCCTGGAGGAAAGAGAGATGCTGAAAATTTGATGGATTCTTTCCAAGAG ATAGTCAAAGAGGTTGGTCAACTGGCAGAAACCCAGCACTTCGAATGCACCATGCACCAGCCACGTTCTCCCCTCCAAGACCTGAAAGGAGCTCTG CTTCTAGGATAA